The Chanos chanos chromosome 9, fChaCha1.1, whole genome shotgun sequence genome includes the window ATAGTCACGTGACAGGGGGGGCCCGGAAATAAACTGTAGgttgaggaagaaaaagattACAAAAACAACGAAAAAGAAATAAGCTAATAGCGGAAGATAGACACACGACCTTCTTGCTGTCAGTATTATTCGTGAGATGTCGATCTGAGGAAATACACGGATTTACATGTCTCGGTAAACGAGATATGACGGAGAACTCAGTCGAAGGCGACAGAACCCACTCATGTGTGCCCAAAACCAACTAAATGGACAAAGACAGAATTCCGGTGAGTAAACACTTTTTCAAAATGCACTCTTACTTTTAAAACAATACGCAATTTCACTTTCAGAAATGCACCTTTATAACGCCTCCTACACCTGAAATTCTTTATAGCTAGTTAGAACTTGAAAGCTTTAACAACATGCTCGTGCGCCCTAAAATCAAGCAAATAATTCGTCACAACAAGTAGGTACAGAAAGTCCATTCCCTGTTCTACTTGCACAGGTTGCCTGTAACTGATAATATATAATAATCAATGATGCATGGACGTCAGTGTAAACAAATCATGGTACCGCACCTGTCTAAACGTGTCTTTTTTTGGCACGTACAATGTACGCATTTTGAATGACAGTTTAACGAATCGACGAATAGTGTCgagtttgttttggctttttagATGAGTCGGGCGGTGGCTGTCGGTGCCTTGACCGTCTCCTCACATTAGTTTTTAATTGTGCGTAAATGAAGGCGCGTGTTAATTACACGTTATTTGTTATCATTATATCTGAAATAAGATGAATTACTCACCCTAATACACCCAGTTTCGTCGTCTTGTGTATTTAGTTAATATGTCTATTTCAAACCACACACTTCTTTTCACACAGCATGGACCTTGCTCATGGCTGGACATGAATCAGTTCATTGGAGACCTTATGGCCTCTAGCACTTCCGGCACTGTCCAGCCGCCAAAAGATCCCAGCCAGCAGGAGGCACTACGCGTTGCTTGGGAGAACGCGGAACACGACGGCCTCGGTCTGAAGGTGCCCCCTTTGCCTTATATGAATCCATCCAGACAGATTCAAGAGAAAGGCCCAGTTGGGCTTGTTTTGCAGGCGCTCCCCGACGcaggagagaggacaagagagtCTGGGAAGACCAGTGGCCAACATTGTGAGTCAGTGGTGCAGTATTATGACAATGTTTCTCGATTACTGTCCTGGGGACCCACTGGATAAGGCCTTTGTCTCCCTTAAATAGTGTTTCCCAATTCTGCTGTTGGGAAGCCCACAGCTCTGCCAATGTTAGATCGCTCTACCGCTCTAATACAACTGGCATAACTCATTTGGTAATTATCGAGCCCTTTATTCACTGGTGTAGGTGTGTTAGACCGGGAAGAGACCTAAAATTTACAGAGCTGAGTGAGCCTCCATGAGCTGGATGGTGAAAACTAAAACCCTCCCCCTAACGTGAGTGACACCAGGGgagtgttccagaaagcgggtttagtgaaaactctgagttagttaactcagagtaagtagtaaacctcctaatagaagagccctatggcttcattctcctagcaaaacaaagccatagggctcttctgttaggagctttactacttgctctgagttgaCTAACTCAgggttttcactaaacctgctttctggaataccccccagatcTACCTGATTGTCAAGATCTTGATTAGCTGTGCATGTCTGTTCATTGGATCCCTAGAACTAAAATTAAGTTGAAAGGTTTTTATGTGACATAATGAGTAGGAATGGAAAAGTCGTAGTCTGAGGCATGCCATacttcacacactgactgtgaaaGCTCCTGGTTGAATAGTTCAACATGAAGGACACATCTGTAATGATCTGAAGTTGTTACTGTCTCATCATTATTTCAATACGTATACCACCtaactcattcatttttgtttttgacagattTATGAGATCCTCATTAAACTGCCTATTGATTTTTCTATTAGTTCTTACCTCTTCTCccattttctgtcctctctcagttCAGCATCGTACCTGCACCTGTCCCAGCTGCccattctcttcctcctcttccttcacGTCGCCTTCCTCTCTGCACACACTGAAGACCAGAGAGCGTCCCTCATCCCCGCTGTCAGCCTCAATGCGTCAGTCTAAGGAGGCGGCCGCCGCCTCCGTCAGCCTGGGCCTGTGTCTGGGTCTGGGTCTGTCTCTGGAGGAGGAGCCCGGAGAGCCGAGCAGCACGTCCAACCCAGAGGCCTCGCAGAGACAGCCGCATCCACAACAGCAGGACAAAGGCACCAGCACCCACAGCCCTGCAGCACAGCCGAGCTCGGAAACCGCTCAGAGGTGCCCGCACCCCCTTACCACCTTCCCCTGTCTCTGCTGTCACCAGGGTTTTCAAACCTGCGCCCAGCTGCTGCAGCACCAACAGGGCACGGATTCTCGctacacccacacccacgccCACCATCACTACCACCACCATCACTGCCCGCTCGCGTCCTGCCTCCCGTGTACGCAGCTGCATCGCTCCGCCCAGTCGCCTCCGCCCTTCCCGTGTCTGACCTGTCAGCGGACTTTCCCCACCTGCGCTCAGCTCTTGCGTCACCAGCAGGGCCACGCCCAGCAAGAGGGCCTGCAGCAGCACCCGTGCATGCACTGCACGGCCTCGTTCCCTCGTCCGTCCCAGCTGCTCCAGCACCAGCGTGCCCATCACGCCTCCAAGGCCGGCGGCTTCATGTGCGCGGAGTGCGGCCGCGCGTTCAACTCTCACAGCAACCTGCGCATTCACCTGAACGTGCACACCGGCGCCCGACCTTACATCTGCAGCGATTGCGGCAAGAGCTTCAGCCAGTCGGGGGCGCTGAAAATCCACCAGCGGATCCACACCGGTGAAAGGCCCTATACATGTGGGTTCTGTGGGAGGGGATTCCCCCACCTGGCTGGGGTTAGGGCGCACGAGCGTACCCACACCGGAGAGAAACCATACCGCTGCTCGCAGTGTGGCAAGTGCTTCACCCAGTCAGGTGCGCTGAAGAtccacatgcgcatacacacaggcgAAAGACCTTTCATCTGCGGCCTCTGCGGTAAGAGCTTCTCCAACCGATCGGGGATTCGCTTTCATCACCGCACCGTGCACGGGATCGTCTCCGAGCCCAACTCGGTCGGACGGCCCAGCCTGGCCGGAGCCAACGCGTCCTCCGCCTCTGACTCTTTGTCTATCCATCTGCCCGACGACCTGAGTCGCCGTGGCAGTTCCGGTTCCGGTTCTGGTTCCGGTGCCGCCTCCACGGCGACCTCGAGCACTCTCCAGTCCGGCTTTAGCAGAGGCCCTGAACACCAGGCCCGGTCCAAACCCGTGGAGGAAAAGAACAGCGCCAATAAAGAAGAGGGCTCTGGTAGGGAAACGGAGAAGGGGGCTCTGCCTTACGCATGCGAGGACTGTGGCCTGCGCTTTCGGGACGCCCTCTCCAGAAACCGACACCAAATGCTGGAGCACTACTCCAcggaggaggcagagagggaagaaagaagaggaggaggaggaggaggacacaGTAAGGACAGGGCTTAGGTAGAGCAGACTGCAGGAAAAGGTTGCTGGCCTAACAATAGGGgacaagaaacaaaagaaagggaTGAGGGTACCTGAATGTCCATTATGTCTGTTTTGAATGGTCCAGCTTACTCTCTGAGATGTGTAAGAATGTTTAAACTGCCACTGCTTTTGCTCAAGCAAAGTTTAAGTCTAAAATCCCCGAATCTGGCCTTTAATGCGTTTTTGTTACAAAGCTATTGTACTTGAAATTGCACTTTAATCACTACAGCAAACAACAAAGAGCATTGTCAGAaaggttaaaaacaaaattgaataTCAAAATCAAGTCCTTTTAATTTGCTCTTGTAGTAACTGCACCACTGGCATTTATATTTGGTCATGAaaatctttatatatatatgtatttccaGTATTCACCagtacattgtttttttttaaatatgcggTCCATATTGCCAAAAAGCCTGTAATACAAACTGTATTTATCTTATATTTATATTAGGTGAACCATATATTAGCTCATTAGTGCCTGTAGGCTGGTAATTATGACAGGCAAAGTCCTGATGAAAGCCATAGCACGGAACCAGTGCCTCCCAAATCACACATGACTTTTAATCAGTAATCacaatttttaaatcaatctGGGCTATGAACAGACTGATTTCATCTCCGACCGTTTCTGAAATACAGAAACCGGGGTTGCACCCATGTGAGGAACTAATAATTTTGGTTATGTAATACGAATATTACTCAGAGTTGTGCCAGTgtacttttaaatgaaacaagTGATCTTAATTTGCATAGTAGGCGGTGTCGGGGCATAAAAAATACATAGTGAACGTCAGGACTAATTTGgatgtgaaaataaatgacGTGCCCTCGTGTGTATCATATTCAATGAGAATTGAAAGCACAATTAGGGAGATGTGTATATGTTAAAATGTAGAATGGCCAAAATACTCCTTATTGTTACATATCCTTCAATATCCGTTTTATTTTTTGAATTGTTGCGTTGCTTCGTCTGTGTAACACTGCCACCCAGTGGTCAACAGTTAACTTAAAAGCtgcaaaagacttttttttttttttttacctgtaaaaCTAGTCCGTGTAATCGACTTTACAACGCCATACAACAGCGTTTTTTTCCCAAgtactcttctctctgtgttttcctacAAAAATCTGTCAGGTTTTTATATATGAAATGATCAAAACAGCATAATACATGATTGTGTGCTCCGTTAATACGTCATTGTATCTCATTCTTTGTACAACCgttattaccttttttttttgtctctgtccatGTTACAGTGGCTGTGTAGTCCCTCAGCTTTCCTTTTAAACTGCCCTCCTTTCATTTCCTGCTGAATTTCTGGAAATAAAACACGTCTCACGTCTTGGGGAAACTGTCGTTTTTATCATGATGTTTTTAGAGAGTGTCGTATTTATAGTGAATGGTCTGGAAGGCGAGTACGAGCACATTTCAAACCTTTAAATGGCAAGTAACAGCAAATGTATTAAAAAGTGTTGACCACATAATATCCTACACTGTAAGTTGACCTTCATTTGCCACACATTTTGAGAACGTTTAAAAGAAcgtctttcttctttctttctccttggAACAATTCGATTGATCTTGCtatcatgcaaacacacaaatattgcatTCATCGTTTTCGGACTCATTTTCTCCTGGACATATGCTAGAGGCGGTCAGAGAAAGTGCAAAAGACTCGATCAGCACTGAATCTGCCAGTGTCCGAAATTCAATACACTCTATTATCACTTTTCACGCTTGAACCGAAGTGTTGAAACATATTAAGGGTTTTCACACTTAACTGATATGTGCATGCGGTATTTGAAATAGTTTACATTTTCACTTTTGGAGTGGAAGACTCTTGGCAATTACCCaaacttcatttttattttacgTTTAAGTCAACGTTTTGATACCACTGATCTCCACTACAGAATATAACGAGTGTAGCAGCATACATTTTACTTTTAACGATTCGTAAAGGCTTGGGTAATGCACTGTGCACAGACGCTGGTGATAATTAAACCGTTTATTCCTCCTCTTGCCTTTCTCTTCCCAAAGGAAGAGTGCATAGAATTTGAAGATGTGCCATTGTCCGACAGCAACGCCACGTTGTTGCCAAACAGCTGTAAAGCAATATATGGAAATTCCCTAGAATGCACCTttctctactggttttcaacgGTCACTGCAAGagacaataaaatgaattataGAAAGGTTAAATTTCtattgtatttgtgtctgtcagACGAGTTTCCCGTCATGAATTGAGAAAATGGATTTGGTTCTCTCTTCAACTACCTTTGAAATGACACTGATGGGAACTGAAACCTCAACGCTGTGCAGAGTCATGCTACGGCTCATtcacaaaaatgaatatgtgtcTGTCTGGTCTCGCTGTAACGCACACAAATGTAGCGGAAAAGAAGTAGACTGACGCTTAGACAGCATTTATTAGCTATTTGTTTCGTTTGCTTGGTTACCTGAGCAAGTTACAACTGGGAAAGTTTAAGGTGCTCCATCTTCAGCTCTCCTTGTATGTTTACGTAGATAAAACAGTTTTTCAGTCAGCCTTACTGAGGAACGATATGTCCAACAGCTACCTCTCACtgctaaaatgaaataaagatgcATGAACCATACAAATGAATTCGATCCCCTAGTAAATGAGCACTTATAGTCATTTCAATAATTGATGGTGTTTTCCAAGACACCACCCCTAGCTGTGCAGCAGCAATATCATTTCCTTTCTAACTGCGAGTTTATTTACCAGTAAGGACCATTTAATTGAACTGCGTGATTGTGGCATGACCGTTGACCTCAGTCAAAGTTGCCTACTGCGGTATTTAAAAGCAGAGACTTGAGGACCTGAATTGCGCCTGGAAACAAGTGACGCGCGGAAATGAAGATTACAACTGGTCCTTGAACTTCAAGTGTGCGATGTATCTAAAACCTAAGCTTCTATAATATTCTAACATATTTATTCCCCCCATGTATGAGATTTGTAACTTTACAAATACATTCCTCAAATTGTAACTACTCGTCTGCATCTGTATTACTGCAATTTACCCAGGATTTTAAAAGCAAAGTCGTGCCAGGCTACTCTTCCTCATAACAATAGCCCACGCCATCTCGAGTTACTGTATGTTtatctttgaaaagaaaaactgcgAAATGGTTCTCGGTCGTACTATGCATTCAAATGACAAACCACatacaaaggaaaaacaatcaAACGAAAACGTTAGCGTTAGTTTTAAAAACTTGTAAGCACCCAAGAGTGCGCACATATTTTAATATGCAGGAAGGTAAGCTCCGCCCACCTCCGCTTAAATAAATAACTCTAACGAAGTTTTAGTTCAGCAGAAGTTGATTGTTAGTGCAAGAGAAGAGGTAACTCCAGTCAAAATGAAGGCACTCATCGTTCTTGCAGTTGTGGTTCTGGCATGCCTTCGGCCTGGCTTTGGTaaatatgttattgttttaatattatcTTTAATTCATGGCTTGCACTGAATTAACTGAGTCCTTGAATTGAATCCTTCTTCCTGCTTCACACCTCGACACAACATGTTTACATGAAACGAATGGCCTGTGCGTTCCTTTCAGGTTTAAGTAATTATGTTGTAATAAATAAGAATCTAATAAATAGTTCACGTTGACCTTGCTCGATACAGAAAGCTTAATTTTATCAGCTGTATTCTTTTCAACCTGGAACTCAGAGTCCCTTTTGACATTTAATAGCTCGCATGACATATAACAGAactgtttatgtcatttcatgTTCACTAACAAAGCATATAGTttcttgtcattttctgttttaaaatataaaacagtgcATGTGACTGGATTTATAAGCTATCGTATTataatcctttaaaaaaaagtcttgtcgCGACTTGGAATTTTCATCGAAAGGGAAAGCCAGTTCTTTTTCATatgacaaaagaaatgaaagtagTGATGTGTCGTCATACAATGTTTATGAAAAGGTAACTGTAGGTCATCTGACCAGTTCTTGTTTTCAGTCCGCCTTCCTGCGGCTACATCCTGTTTGGTAACCTTTCAGACTTCAAAAATTCCCTTAGTTTCACCAGGTGTAGTTAAACACGAAAAGGTCCGCTGTAATAACAAACATACAAGTAGCATTAAAGCAGTTCTTGCtatgaaaatgtgtaaaacgTTATTACGGATCTAAGTATGAAATCTGAGAAGTGTatcttaaatatattttatactttagaacaagtacaaacacaagaaaaatgaGTGTAAATGCATAGATTACATATTGATTCATATGAGGGGGTGTTTTAAACAAGAGAATATTACACTGTTgacatgtgttgtgttttagttGCGTGGGAAAACTTTGTAAACAagatggtttgtgtgtatgttggtgtgtgtcttgGATTTCTGACCGTCTCAATGAGCAAGACTCAACCAAAGACCTATTGCTGTCACAGATCACCTCAAAGCTGAATAACCTGTTTTCCATGTGACCATATTTGTTGCGACTTGAATGCCTGTTTTGCCTGCATGTTGGAAAAAGAACACTACCAGCAACAAAGGAATCAAGGAAATGTTATTGTAGTGCAAACTAGACTCtagaatgtttgtttttccaaatgcACAAGGTTTTATCAATGTGCAAACAATCTAGAAACCTTTATCAGACTGTTAAGTCTTTAGACTCCTTccttaaaataaacttttttaaTGTCATGCATGACTCACGAAATCATCTGCATTTACACTAAAAGAATGTCCATTCGATGAAACAAGGGCCATGAAAACAGTTGGTTTACCATagtttttgtgttctgtgtgttttttaggtGCTCTGGTTCTGAAAGGTCCAGCAGACCCCGTTCTGGAGGGAGAGGTTGTGTCTCTAGagtgtgtggacacagagaaTGAGTACAACATGAGCATGGTCCACTTTGAGATGTACTCCAAGGTGAGCTGACTTTCACGcgccaaagaaaaacaaacgcTCTCCGTGTGTTGGGTTATACACGCTTGAGATGAAAACACATTCTTCGAATTTCAACTTGcacaatgttttgtgtttgctaaGTGTGGAAACAAGGAAGAAGGGCCGACTTTGTTATGTGTTTGCTAACGCAGCAGAAGTCGGAACGCGCGCTATGCCTTTGTTGTGCCACTTTGCTCCACCCCCCCGTAGATAGTTCCAGAACAGCGCTGCCGTTTGCTATCAACAATGACTTGCGAATTCTCCCTTAATTTTAGGTTGCGCGCCTGTaactttcaaatgttttacaaattaAGCTTTTAATTTTAGCAAATTAAAAAGGAATATTTTTGAAATCCATGTTTAGCATCACTTCTTTTCTCTCCGTAAATTGCATTAGAAAACCTaagatgtttctttctttatactGATAGGAATAAGAGAAGGAGACTTTTCACTTACcaggaggcagtgtgtgtgcgtgtgtgtattttttatggGGCCTCGGAGGATCATAATTGTTGGTTTTAATTAGTACATGGCAGTGAAAGGGCTTGTGAGATTTGAGAACATCTGCTACTACACagaattctgtctgtctggtggtTGGGAGAAGTAGATTTTATGGATTAATTGGGATGCTTTGGAAAAAAGTGACCAGcagatgttttttatttattttctcctccctACTTCACTTTGTCTGTCTGATATGATTTCCGTTTTATTACTCTCATGGGGGAAACTAATAATggtccccctctcctccccatCTCTAAATTAGTTcaatcactgattttttttcgcACCTATTCTCAGTTCCACGTCCAGTTAGGAATTCTAAAGTGTGCGGAACTAATTACTCAAATAGCTTCAAGGTGTTTAATTATTTTGTTGCcgaaaaatgtcaaaactgagCCTAATTGAAGgcagaaacaaacaatgaatgatgatgaaaaaatgaCTAATAACCACttgtcatcttttctctctctctctcacacagtacATGGAGAAGTGGTACAAACTGGAAGAAGAGGATGAACTAGGGTACTCCTTCCGCCGCTGGTGCTCTTACTGGTATAGTACTAATGTGAGACGTGAGGATGGGAAACTGACTTTGTTGATAAGCAGCATGCAGACCCGTTACTCCGGCCCATACCGCTGCACCCCCGATGTCGCCATGGCAACCCTGAACTCCTCCGAGCCTCTCTTTATCCCGGTGCACTGTAAGTGTGAACTCATTGTGAAGGGCAGTCTTTAGTTAAAAACCGGATTCTTGATTCACATTTTTTgtgtcacagagacacaattTCTAATTTGTCCCGTCAAAGAATTTAAAACGAATATGCAAGTCTGATCTCGGTCTTTCCTTAGTGACTCTAGCTGTTTCTTTTTAGCGTAAGATATAACATAGGGTAAAGTTTCCGTGTGATTTTTGAACTAGAGAAGATAGCTTTTATAGACTGcacaaacagaagaggaggaaactTCATCCTCACTGGAGCTATGACACAGTTGAGTACGATCTTGAGATTGGATCCACATTAAGCCTTGAGCCAAATCAATAATAGCGAAAGATTGAAAACGACTGACCAGGGAACATGGGAAAGACacaaaaaggagggaaaaaaataataacatcatCACTGCACATCACTTCATTATAtgagaagcccccccccccccccccccccccccgatactAAATAACCCATTACTGGAACTATTGATTTCTTTCTGGGAGGTGATGTGTCTAGGACGTGTCGTGGTCGGATTTCTCTGAGTGTGCTCAAGATGCTGTAGTCATTTATTCAAGGTCACGCATGAGGTGTGTGTTCCCACCTGCTGCCTAGAGAAATCAACGGGGATTAACCTGAAAACCCTGAACCTACCTGCTTGTCTaatccagctctctctcttgctctctctctctctctttctctctgtctctcactctctctcagatatgCGAGAGATTTCCGTGCGTAGGGAGGGTGTTAGCTCCTACAACCGTTACTTAACCTCCCTGGAAGACCTCCGAGTGTCTCTAGGTGAAAACGTGGAGGTGGAGTGCTCCGCCTCCTCCTCAGAGACTCCAGAGTACACCTGGATGAAGGAGGTaagcagcagagaaaacaaaaatgctctgttctgttttttttttgtcatctcccttctttctcctttcctctcctcttcccgtTCTGACAGCAAAAACGACGCCAGTCTTTTTTATACTCAAATGAACTCACATTGCTTTGGACACCGCCATTTGTCCATGTGTCCCCAGAACGCTGGGGAAGAGTTCTTAAAAACTGGATACTGTTTCAGGGCGTGAGGAGAATGCTTAAACGTCGCTGGAACTGATTTAATATGATTTGTAATGGCTGAGTGAATCTGCTCTCTTATTTTCTCATAGACTAGGCTGTAATAAAATGCATACAAATTTAGGAGCACACGTTTAACCCCAAATAGGTTAGAAAGGCCTGTGCAATTTATTTTACACCCCAGCTGCATTATTTCTCATACATATTCAATGAGTAACTGAGATTTGTCTTTGCTTAGTTAAGTCTAGGCAATAGAAAACTTGCTTACGCAACACGAAACCGTACCTTGGAATCAGAGTTGGAAACACGCATCAGGACTTTTTAGAGTAAAgtaaacgaacaaacaaaaaacaaacaaaacaacaaaatacttttttggGTTTGTTGATCTATAGTTGCATCAGATTCATATAATTCATATTCTAAATTATAAGTGGCAAGCGTTTTCGTTCCTTGGTGAGTTATGTTATGCCAAGCTGAGAAGTCTGATCCTCCCTGTGAACATTTCGCCTAGCAGTCTGCCAGATAAATTGTTGAGTCCTCAAGCATAATTATGTAAATCTGTTTTGTCTTAAAGCTGTAATTACGGTTTTGGATTGTGCTGATATCAGCTGCTTGAATTACAGCCACTTCACCATGCTTAACAATGCTTAAGACGGGAGAGATGACCAATCAGATTTGCTCTCGCGAGTGGTTTTGTGTTGAAGAGTGATTGAATGTATAATCTCTATAGAACTTCATCATTCTCACTCGTCACGTAATCAGCGGATCTCTTTCCCGAGATTCCACTCCAGTGCGCTGTTCTGTCTCATGgaatgatttgttttgattcaaaTGTTCTGAaactcccctctccctctgtctttgtcagtctctctctttctctatctgtctatctgtctatctatccccCTCCCCacttccctcttcctctctctcttctcttctctttgtctctctctctctctctctcaatccttctctctcacttcaacacgcaagacacacacacacacacacgcacacatacacattgagGTTAGACAGAAAATGCTTTCCATTGTGTacaatggaaaaaacaaacaaacaaaacaattccaTTGTGATCTCtaaattttcaaaaataatttgaGCGGCAACAGCTACCTCCATATCAGTCAGCGTTAATgtccaaaaacaaaagtttggGAATGCTGGAAGGAGTTAGTGAATTAGCATAGGCAGTGCTGTGCTGGCTTCGGCTTGGCAGCGAAGAGGGAATCTTCTGAATTCCCCCCCCATTCAAACGGAAATGGACTTTGTTGGCAAGCGGCATAAATCCGTCCTCTCCTTGTGTGCCAAATCATTTGTATGGTTCTTATGtgttccatcttttttttttttttttgttgccttttttttttttgcagttactCTCATTTCTCTAGCATTGTTACGTGGACTCTAATTCTTGCCTTCTTTT containing:
- the LOC115820849 gene encoding zinc finger protein 250 isoform X1 — protein: MDKDRIPHGPCSWLDMNQFIGDLMASSTSGTVQPPKDPSQQEALRVAWENAEHDGLGLKVPPLPYMNPSRQIQEKGPVGLVLQALPDAGERTRESGKTSGQHFQHRTCTCPSCPFSSSSSFTSPSSLHTLKTRERPSSPLSASMRQSKEAAAASVSLGLCLGLGLSLEEEPGEPSSTSNPEASQRQPHPQQQDKGTSTHSPAAQPSSETAQRCPHPLTTFPCLCCHQGFQTCAQLLQHQQGTDSRYTHTHAHHHYHHHHCPLASCLPCTQLHRSAQSPPPFPCLTCQRTFPTCAQLLRHQQGHAQQEGLQQHPCMHCTASFPRPSQLLQHQRAHHASKAGGFMCAECGRAFNSHSNLRIHLNVHTGARPYICSDCGKSFSQSGALKIHQRIHTGERPYTCGFCGRGFPHLAGVRAHERTHTGEKPYRCSQCGKCFTQSGALKIHMRIHTGERPFICGLCGKSFSNRSGIRFHHRTVHGIVSEPNSVGRPSLAGANASSASDSLSIHLPDDLSRRGSSGSGSGSGAASTATSSTLQSGFSRGPEHQARSKPVEEKNSANKEEGSGRETEKGALPYACEDCGLRFRDALSRNRHQMLEHYSTEEAEREERRGGGGGGHSKDRA
- the si:ch211-79k12.1 gene encoding carcinoembryonic antigen-related cell adhesion molecule 18; the encoded protein is MKALIVLAVVVLACLRPGFGALVLKGPADPVLEGEVVSLECVDTENEYNMSMVHFEMYSKYMEKWYKLEEEDELGYSFRRWCSYWYSTNVRREDGKLTLLISSMQTRYSGPYRCTPDVAMATLNSSEPLFIPVHYMREISVRREGVSSYNRYLTSLEDLRVSLGENVEVECSASSSETPEYTWMKEGGDWILPSNKLKLDQVRELDGGKYTCTARHPNVKSLLKSHTISITVLPEDAPWYESTNGKIILMTSAAGLMLLVTVLSMTAFLCRRAKRRKSKGPIDDRSQKKPIYTASVESLPSTTGDKQPLV
- the LOC115820849 gene encoding zinc finger protein 79 isoform X2 translates to MDKDRIPHGPCSWLDMNQFIGDLMASSTSGTVQPPKDPSQQEALRVAWENAEHDGLGLKVPPLPYMNPSRQIQEKGPVGLVLQALPDAGERTRESGKTSGQHFQHRTCTCPSCPFSSSSSFTSPSSLHTLKTRERPSSPLSASMRQSKEAAAASVSLGLCLGLGLSLEEEPGEPSSTSNPEASQRQPHPQQQDKGTSTHSPAAQPSSETAQRCPHPLTTFPCLCCHQGFQTCAQLLQHQQGTDSRYTHTHAHHHYHHHHCPLASCLPCTQLHRSAQSPPPFPCLTCQRTFPTCAQLLRHQQGHAQQEGLQQHPCMHCTASFPRPSQLLQHQRAHHASKAGGFMCAECGRAFNSHSNLRIHLNVHTGARPYICSDCGKSFSQSGALKIHQRIHTGERPYTCGFCGRGFPHLAGVRAHERTHTGEKPYRCSQCGKCFTQSGALKIHMRIHTGERPFICGLCGKSFSNRSGIRFHHRTVHGIVSEPNSVGRPSLAGANASSASDSLSIHLGPEHQARSKPVEEKNSANKEEGSGRETEKGALPYACEDCGLRFRDALSRNRHQMLEHYSTEEAEREERRGGGGGGHSKDRA